The genomic stretch GCTGAGGCGGCCGACCTGATGCTGAAACGGCTGATCGGCTGCCTGCCGGTTCTGGAGGACGGCCGACTCGTGGGTATCGTAACCGCTACCGATGTCTTGGACGAGCTTGGCCGCGAATCCCATTCGCGGCCTGAAACACCGGGCAGCAGGCAACGAGCGCCCTTCCGGGCCGTGTTGCCCAAAGCTCTCAAGCCGATAACCGGCCGCGCCAAAGCCCCCCTGATTCCGGCTCATATTCGCGTGGTGGGAGTCCGACTCAGCGAAGACAGCAGAGCCGACATCCGTCGAAAGCTTGGTAGGAAGCTTGGAAAGTTCGCAGCCTCCATCGAGCGCGTGAGCGTCCGCGTGAAGGACGTGAATGGGCCTCGCGGCGGCGTCGATCAATTGTGCCGGATCAAAGTGGTTTTGAGCGAACTTCCGAGTGTGGTTTTCAATAACCAGGATGCATCTGCCGAAGTAGCGATCGACGGCGCTATCGCCGGAGCGGAACGAGCTGTACGAAAAGCGTTACAGCGCAGACGGCTGAAACCGGTCAAAGCGGGGCGCGCCAGAGCGCCCGTTCAGACCGGTTGAATTTTACTGCAACCAGGCCGCGCCTGGTAGCGCTCGCGTTCAGCATTGCCCTTGCCTCCTTGCTGCTGTTGGCAGAGCATCAGCGCCCTGCGTCAGAGGTTTGCCGAGTCACCCTCCTCACCGTTTCCGCTATCTGGCGAGCCGAAATGCCATAGCGCTCGATCAATTCACTCGGCTTCCCGCTGTGCGGGATCTCGCGGACTGCAAGTTTATGGACTTCGACGCGTTCCTCGGCTAGTGCCGCAAGCACCGCATCGCCCAGACCGCCGTGCGCATAGTGGTCCTCGACGGTGACCACAAGGCCGCCGGCAGCGCGACTCGCCTCGATCAACGCCTCGCGGTCGATCGGCTGGATGCTGAACAGATCGATAATGCATACCTCGAGGTCCTCCGTCCGCAGTTGATCATAGGCCGCCAGCGCTTCCGCGAGCGTCACTCCTCCCGTTACGATCATTGCCCGATCCCGGCCGCTTTGCCGTAAGATCTTGCACTTGCCGATAGCGAATTTCTCCTCAGGCCCATAGAAGATCGGAGTTGCCATGCGCGCCAGCCGCAGATAACACGGCCCCTTGTGCTCGGCAGCCAGTTTGGCGGCGCGCCATGCCGCCGTTGCGTCCGACGGGTAAAGCACAGTGTAATTCGGCTCGGCACACATCATCGCGATGTCTTCCAGCCCCATTTGCGACGGCCCGTCCTCGCCAATGGACACACCGACATGCGTGCCGGCCAGCTTGATATTCGCGTCACTGATCGCGGCCATCCGTACAGAATCGTAGGCGCGTGTTAAAAAACAGCCGAACGTGGACGCAAACGGAATCTTTCCGTGCGCGGCCAGTCCGGTCGCCACCCCAACCATATTCTGCTCGGCAATGAAGCATTCGAGAAACCGATCGGGGCAGACCTTCTGGAATTCTTCGGTGTAAGTTGAGTTCTTGACATCGCCATCCAGGACGACGATCCGTGAATCATTCTCCCCGAGGGCCGCCAAGGCGTCTCCGAAAGCTTTGCGCGTAGCGATCTTCTTGCTGCCCGGAGCATATGGCGGAGGCACAGATGGTTCCGCGGCGGGCGCTCCGCCGGCGTTGGGCGGCCCGGCAGGCAGATTGGGATCCCATCTCATGCGAGTGGCCGGCAAATCCCGTTCCAGAGCGCTGATCATGCTGGCCGCCACTTCGGGCGCCATTGCCTTACCGTGTTCACCCTCTTTGTCCTCTACTCCGATCATGCCTTTCCCTTTGATCGTTCGCGCCAACACCACCGTGGGCCGATCGGGGGTCTTTGCGGCTTTCACGTAGGCATCCAGCAATGCGGGAATATTGTGGCCGTCCACAATTAGCGCTCGCCAGCCAAAAGCCTCCCAGCGCCGCCGATACGTCTCCATATCGTGCTGGAGGATGGTGGGCTGGCTCTGGCCGAGACGATTGATATCGATGGTCGCGCAAAGATTGCCGAGCTTCCACGCAGAGGCAATTTCAGCCGCTTCCCAAACCGAGCCTTCCGCCGACTCGCCATCGCCCAGAAGTACGTATATGCGCCGGCCCGCGCCATCCATACGGGCTCCAACCGCCATGCCAAGACCGTTTGAGAGGCCTTGCCCCAGAGAACCGGTCGCCACATCCACGAAGGGCAGGCGTGGCGTAGGATGGCCTTCAAGGTCCGAATCGAGCCGCCGCAAGGTGGTCAACCGTTCGGGCGGAAATGCGCCTGCCTCGGCCCAGGCTGCGTAAAGGATGGGCGCGGCATGCCCCTTCGAAAGCACGAATTTGTCATTCCGAGAGTCGCGTGGTTTAGCCGGATCATATCGCATAACCGAGAAAAACAACACGGACAGGATCTCGGCCGCGGACGCGCAGCTTGTCGGGTGGCCACTGCCTGCTGCTGTCGTTGCGCGAATTGAATGAATCCGTAGCTGCGTCGCCTTTCTCCCAAGCAATGCCCACACTTCTTCGTTGGTTGCCATGGTAGACATAAGTACACCTTCACCTTCGTGAGTACCAGGTTTTAGAGGCGGTACTCATGTGCGGACCTGCACCTTGTAATCCCGCCCTTCCCATCGCTGCGCCTCAGGCCAGAACAACGTAAAATGGACGGGCGCCCTCTGCTGATGTGGCACGCAGATATCAAAGAAATGAATGCCGAGGCCAGTATTGACCGAGGCGCTGTCCTGAATAGTCCGCCAGTCGTTCAATGTCCACCGCATTCGGAACGAGGCCGGCGCCTGTATCCGCAGCGCCTCACCCGCAGAGACCGATCGAACCCTGCGTATCGGTTTCCAAACTTAAGCTCATGCCGGCCACGACTGCTCTTTTCTTTGACGTGGGAGGAGTCGTCCTCACGAACGGCTGGGACCGGTCTGCCCGGCTGCGAGCCGCCGCCGCGTTTCGCCTCGATTGGGACGCATTTGAACAAAGGCACGAGTCTGTTGTGGCCGACTTCGAGACCGGGCGCATTGAGCTCGAAGATTATCTCGACCGCACGGTTTTCTATGAGCGGAGGATGTTCACGCGCGAACAATTCAGGGACTTCATGTTGGCGCAATCCGGCGGCCTGTCCTGCGGCGCTCACCGTCGTCGAGGCGCTGGCGCGCAATAAGCGATGCTTCATGGCCACCCTGAACAACGAATCCCTCGACCTGAACCGATACAGAATCGAGCGCTTTCAGTTACGCAACTACCTTGATGTCTTCTTTTCTTCCTGTTATTGCGGCTTGCGAAAGCCCGATCAGCGGTTCTACAGGCTGGTCTTGCAAATTACACAACGCTCGAGAGGATGAATGCATCTTCATTGACGACCGGGCGCTGAATATCGAATGCGCAGAGCGTATCGGAATGCGCACGCTCCGGTACCGGGATGCGGCGCAACTCGATAACGAACTGCGCAAGGAAGGACTTTTGTGAGTGTACCGGGAAGAGACCGGCTACTCCATACCCTTCACCACACGTGGCTTGGTCATCCGCTCCACGCAGCGCTCACCGACGTACCCATCGGCGCGTGGACCGCGGCTATGGTTTTCGATGTCATCGACGCTGTCAGCGATCGCAGAGAGTTTGGCATCGCAGCCGATAGCGCCTTGGTACTAGGCATTGTCGGAGCGCTAGGCGGCAGCGGCGGCTTGACGGATTGGCAGGACACCGATCCCCCTGCGCGCCGCATTGGCCTGACACATCGCTTGATGAACGTTGGAGCCGTCGCGCTGTTTACCGGTTCACTCGTTGCGCGCCGGCGGAAGTCGCGCGCATTCGGCCGGACGCCGTTGCGGCCGCGGCGCGCCTAGCCGGCAATATGGTCGTTCCGGATGACTTTGTTCCGGTGCTGGCCGAGTCTGAGCTTCGCTACGGCAGTTTGCGGCGCATCGAGTACGGGGGGACTCCGATCTTGCTGGCGAAACGCGATCATCGTATTTTCGCCCTGGCCGAGACATGCTCGCACCTGAGCGGCCCTTTGTCGGAAGGTGAGTTCATCGATGGCAGCGTGAAATGCCCCTGGCACGGTTCGCGCTTCGCTTTGGAGGACGGGCGTGTGTTGGACGGTCCTGCTGTTCACCCTCAGCCTTGCCTTGAGGCGAGGGTCCGCAATGGACAGACAGAGCCCGCCAACAGGACCTCGCGAAGGGGCATGTAGGAGTGTGAGTTGGGCCACCTATCGTTCTATATCGATCCGGCGCC from Clostridia bacterium encodes the following:
- a CDS encoding transketolase, whose translation is MSTMATNEEVWALLGRKATQLRIHSIRATTAAGSGHPTSCASAAEILSVLFFSVMRYDPAKPRDSRNDKFVLSKGHAAPILYAAWAEAGAFPPERLTTLRRLDSDLEGHPTPRLPFVDVATGSLGQGLSNGLGMAVGARMDGAGRRIYVLLGDGESAEGSVWEAAEIASAWKLGNLCATIDINRLGQSQPTILQHDMETYRRRWEAFGWRALIVDGHNIPALLDAYVKAAKTPDRPTVVLARTIKGKGMIGVEDKEGEHGKAMAPEVAASMISALERDLPATRMRWDPNLPAGPPNAGGAPAAEPSVPPPYAPGSKKIATRKAFGDALAALGENDSRIVVLDGDVKNSTYTEEFQKVCPDRFLECFIAEQNMVGVATGLAAHGKIPFASTFGCFLTRAYDSVRMAAISDANIKLAGTHVGVSIGEDGPSQMGLEDIAMMCAEPNYTVLYPSDATAAWRAAKLAAEHKGPCYLRLARMATPIFYGPEEKFAIGKCKILRQSGRDRAMIVTGGVTLAEALAAYDQLRTEDLEVCIIDLFSIQPIDREALIEASRAAGGLVVTVEDHYAHGGLGDAVLAALAEERVEVHKLAVREIPHSGKPSELIERYGISARQIAETVRRVTRQTSDAGR
- a CDS encoding CBS domain-containing protein; amino-acid sequence: MQLREIMSTGVVTIDPTEMASAARSRMKRRRIRHLVVTENAGIVGILSERDLGGPLVRGRTVRDLMTPDVVSAGPQTTLAEAADLMLKRLIGCLPVLEDGRLVGIVTATDVLDELGRESHSRPETPGSRQRAPFRAVLPKALKPITGRAKAPLIPAHIRVVGVRLSEDSRADIRRKLGRKLGKFAASIERVSVRVKDVNGPRGGVDQLCRIKVVLSELPSVVFNNQDASAEVAIDGAIAGAERAVRKALQRRRLKPVKAGRARAPVQTG
- a CDS encoding DUF2231 domain-containing protein, whose translation is MSVPGRDRLLHTLHHTWLGHPLHAALTDVPIGAWTAAMVFDVIDAVSDRREFGIAADSALVLGIVGALGGSGGLTDWQDTDPPARRIGLTHRLMNVGAVALFTGSLVARRRKSRAFGRTPLRPRRA
- a CDS encoding Rieske (2Fe-2S) protein, with the translated sequence MVVPDDFVPVLAESELRYGSLRRIEYGGTPILLAKRDHRIFALAETCSHLSGPLSEGEFIDGSVKCPWHGSRFALEDGRVLDGPAVHPQPCLEARVRNGQTEPANRTSRRGM